The proteins below are encoded in one region of Candidatus Berkelbacteria bacterium:
- a CDS encoding C39 family peptidase encodes MMKQAIKSGQKLHSRILLLILVTALGLWLGPGQRRIAIKQYEQTAASIQLPEVTPANSQPVNQKPAPESNAPNSEPDSLPAQVNLNVPFTSQAPEGVWDTRHEEYCEEASTLMVGRFFRGESIVGPKDAEAAMRELESWEVKNLGYSASTTAAETAQLLEAVYAVGVKLENNVSSEALKRALANNKLVIVPAAGQELGNPYFKQPGPRYHMLVVKGYTNTGYFITNDPGTKRGANFLYKEKILLDAIGDYNNNNPAEGAKVALIVSNRP; translated from the coding sequence ATGATGAAACAGGCAATCAAATCTGGCCAGAAACTCCATAGTCGAATCCTCTTACTCATACTTGTAACGGCGCTTGGTTTGTGGCTTGGGCCTGGACAAAGACGTATTGCAATCAAGCAATACGAGCAAACTGCCGCGAGTATCCAATTGCCTGAAGTTACTCCGGCTAATAGCCAACCGGTAAACCAAAAGCCTGCGCCCGAATCGAACGCTCCTAATTCAGAACCAGACTCTCTTCCCGCTCAAGTCAATCTTAACGTCCCCTTTACCTCACAAGCGCCCGAGGGTGTCTGGGATACACGCCACGAAGAATACTGTGAAGAAGCCTCGACACTGATGGTTGGACGTTTTTTTCGTGGCGAAAGCATCGTCGGACCAAAAGACGCTGAAGCGGCAATGCGAGAGCTTGAAAGCTGGGAAGTAAAAAATCTTGGCTACTCTGCAAGCACAACAGCCGCGGAAACCGCCCAATTATTGGAAGCTGTTTACGCTGTCGGGGTTAAGCTCGAGAATAATGTTTCTAGTGAAGCGCTCAAGCGCGCGCTGGCAAACAATAAACTGGTCATCGTTCCGGCCGCGGGTCAAGAACTCGGCAATCCATACTTCAAGCAACCCGGGCCACGGTATCACATGCTCGTCGTTAAAGGTTACACGAACACCGGTTATTTTATTACAAATGATCCAGGCACTAAACGCGGCGCAAATTTTTTGTATAAAGAAAAAATTCTTTTAGATGCAATTGGCGATTATAATAACAACAATCCCGCAGAAGGGGCGAAAGTAGCCTTAATCGTAAGCAATAGGCCGTAA
- a CDS encoding carbohydrate kinase family protein, producing the protein MNSVDFLSIGDTQYDTILSLAPEEVSVRCRLNREDCKMCLDYAGKIPVSELHAMVAGNAANVAVTAARLDGTVALWTLLGDDEIADEEIQTLQREGITTAWMEKVPGAESNRSTVITVNGERTILVYHAPRRYVLPKNLPSARIVYFTSMGPGAETLFPAVIRYVERTGARLVYQPGTYQLRLGAERAQPLLALVNCIIMNKEEAQAYTHHRAGKPLELLRALKRLGAKIAVVTDGTNGSYATDGETSWSMGIRPEIPRIEATGAGDAFASAFGVALLEGATIPEALRWGTFNAEGVIQEFGPQKGILKRKQLEELCLRYPQFVAKEIERKA; encoded by the coding sequence ATGAATTCTGTCGATTTTCTCTCAATTGGTGACACGCAGTACGATACGATTCTTTCACTCGCGCCAGAGGAAGTCTCGGTTCGCTGTCGATTGAACCGCGAAGATTGCAAAATGTGTCTCGATTACGCTGGTAAAATTCCAGTTTCAGAACTTCACGCTATGGTTGCTGGGAATGCGGCGAATGTGGCGGTGACAGCGGCGCGCCTTGATGGCACCGTGGCGCTCTGGACGCTTCTTGGCGATGATGAGATTGCCGATGAGGAAATCCAGACCCTTCAGCGTGAGGGAATTACGACCGCGTGGATGGAAAAAGTGCCTGGCGCCGAGAGTAATCGTTCGACCGTGATCACCGTCAATGGAGAGCGGACAATTCTTGTCTATCATGCTCCACGGCGCTATGTTTTGCCTAAAAATTTGCCGTCGGCGCGCATCGTCTACTTCACAAGTATGGGGCCGGGCGCCGAGACGCTTTTCCCGGCGGTGATTCGCTATGTAGAACGCACCGGAGCGCGTTTAGTTTACCAACCAGGCACGTATCAGCTTCGCCTGGGCGCCGAGCGCGCGCAACCACTCTTGGCGCTGGTGAACTGCATAATCATGAATAAAGAGGAAGCGCAAGCCTACACTCATCATCGCGCCGGCAAGCCTTTGGAGTTACTGCGTGCCTTGAAACGTTTAGGCGCCAAGATCGCTGTCGTTACTGATGGCACGAACGGCTCCTACGCGACCGATGGCGAGACAAGTTGGTCTATGGGCATTCGGCCTGAAATTCCGCGGATTGAAGCAACAGGCGCGGGCGATGCTTTCGCCTCGGCTTTTGGTGTCGCGCTCTTAGAAGGCGCAACGATTCCCGAAGCGCTTCGCTGGGGTACATTTAATGCCGAGGGCGTGATTCAGGAATTCGGCCCGCAAAAAGGCATTCTCAAGCGCAAGCAACTTGAAGAGTTATGTCTCCGTTACCCGCAGTTCGTGGCGAAAGAAATTGAAAGGAAGGCATGA
- a CDS encoding transketolase: MTICELEKQANAIRQDIIKMLVRAGSGHSAGPLGMADVFTALYFNSLHHKPKQPTWSERDRVVLSNGHICPVLYATLAHAGYFPKKELFTLRAFGTRLQGHPHRGTLPGIETTSGPLGSGLSQAAGMALAGRMDAARWRVYCLMSDGEHDAGNTWEAVMFAGKEKFSNLTAILDRNNIQIDGFTEDVMPLEPLAEKYRAFGWQVLETDGHNIKAIIDSVNQARSTFEQPTLILAHTIPGKGVSFMEQRFEWHGKSPNKIEAQKALHELRTLQGKI, from the coding sequence GTGACGATTTGTGAGCTTGAGAAGCAAGCGAACGCAATTCGGCAAGACATTATTAAGATGCTTGTCAGAGCCGGTTCTGGTCACTCGGCCGGCCCGCTTGGGATGGCCGATGTTTTTACCGCACTTTATTTCAATTCACTCCATCATAAGCCAAAACAGCCAACTTGGTCGGAGCGCGATCGAGTCGTGCTTTCAAACGGTCATATCTGTCCGGTGCTCTACGCCACTCTTGCCCATGCGGGTTATTTCCCAAAAAAAGAACTGTTCACCTTACGCGCTTTTGGCACACGACTTCAAGGACATCCGCATCGCGGAACTTTGCCGGGAATTGAAACTACCTCGGGGCCGCTTGGCTCGGGTCTCTCGCAGGCCGCCGGAATGGCGCTTGCCGGTCGGATGGACGCCGCTCGCTGGCGAGTTTATTGTTTGATGTCTGACGGTGAGCACGACGCTGGCAACACCTGGGAGGCAGTAATGTTTGCTGGCAAGGAAAAATTCTCGAATCTGACGGCAATTTTGGATCGGAATAATATTCAAATCGATGGTTTTACAGAAGATGTTATGCCGCTTGAGCCACTCGCGGAAAAATACCGCGCCTTCGGTTGGCAAGTCTTGGAAACCGATGGGCATAATATCAAGGCGATTATCGATTCAGTTAATCAGGCGCGTTCAACTTTTGAGCAACCAACGCTGATTCTTGCGCATACGATTCCGGGCAAGGGTGTGAGTTTTATGGAGCAGAGATTTGAGTGGCATGGCAAGTCGCCAAATAAAATCGAAGCCCAAAAAGCCCTCCATGAGCTCCGCACCTTGCAAGGTAAAATTTGA
- a CDS encoding ferredoxin, translating to MALPPLILPNGKRIARIEVDRNLCIGAASCVAIAPGTFELDDENIAIIHDPISDDAETILLAAQSCPVDAIRLYDETGNQIWPETP from the coding sequence ATGGCGCTTCCACCACTCATACTCCCAAACGGCAAACGCATCGCGCGAATCGAGGTTGATCGCAACCTCTGTATCGGCGCCGCAAGCTGTGTCGCGATCGCGCCTGGCACCTTTGAACTTGACGATGAAAACATTGCCATTATCCACGACCCAATCAGCGATGACGCCGAAACGATTCTCTTGGCGGCTCAATCCTGCCCGGTCGATGCAATTCGTTTGTATGATGAAACAGGCAATCAAATCTGGCCAGAAACTCCATAG
- a CDS encoding transketolase family protein, producing the protein MSSAPCKVKFEGNMSSLERVPIRDGYGDGLLLAGRQNPSVVALCADLTESTRTELFAKAFPKRFVEIGVAEQNLATVASGLAAAGKIPFMTSYASFSPGRNWEQIRTTICYNNQPVKIIGSHAGISVGPDGATHQALEDIALMRVLPNMTVLVPCDHIEARKATLATLDHPGPVYLRLAREPTPVLTTESTPFKIGQAQVYKLGTDVSLVACGPLVYETLIAAEELALKKISARVINCHTIKPLDEATLLAAFQETGAVVTVEEHQMAGGLGGAIAELATQYAPVPIERVGVRDRYGESGPPEILLEHFHLKARDITAAAVRALKRKEA; encoded by the coding sequence ATGAGCTCCGCACCTTGCAAGGTAAAATTTGAGGGGAACATGAGTAGTCTAGAACGAGTGCCAATTCGGGATGGTTACGGCGACGGTTTGCTGTTAGCTGGCAGGCAAAATCCTAGTGTAGTCGCATTGTGTGCCGATCTAACTGAATCAACGCGAACAGAGCTGTTTGCCAAGGCTTTCCCCAAGCGATTTGTGGAGATTGGGGTTGCCGAGCAGAACTTGGCAACGGTGGCTTCAGGCTTAGCCGCGGCCGGAAAAATTCCTTTTATGACCAGCTACGCAAGTTTTTCGCCGGGCCGAAACTGGGAACAAATTCGCACCACCATTTGCTACAACAACCAGCCTGTGAAGATTATTGGTTCACACGCGGGAATCTCGGTCGGTCCTGACGGTGCGACTCATCAAGCGCTTGAAGATATTGCGCTTATGCGAGTGCTGCCGAATATGACTGTGCTTGTGCCCTGTGATCATATTGAGGCGCGGAAAGCCACACTCGCGACTCTCGATCATCCAGGCCCGGTGTATCTGCGCTTGGCGCGCGAACCAACGCCTGTACTCACCACCGAATCAACGCCGTTCAAGATTGGCCAAGCGCAAGTTTATAAATTGGGCACAGACGTGAGCTTGGTTGCCTGCGGCCCGCTTGTATATGAAACGCTTATCGCCGCCGAAGAGCTCGCTCTTAAAAAAATTTCTGCTCGGGTGATTAATTGTCATACGATTAAACCCTTAGATGAAGCAACTCTGCTTGCCGCTTTCCAAGAAACTGGCGCTGTGGTTACGGTTGAGGAGCATCAGATGGCTGGCGGCTTGGGTGGCGCGATTGCTGAATTAGCGACTCAATACGCGCCAGTGCCGATCGAAAGAGTTGGTGTGCGTGATCGCTATGGCGAATCCGGTCCGCCAGAGATTTTGTTGGAGCATTTTCATCTGAAAGCGCGTGATATTACAGCGGCGGCAGTGCGCGCCCTTAAGCGCAAGGAGGCATGA
- a CDS encoding D-glycerate dehydrogenase yields MRIVVTRRIPEEGLALLRRIGTVEVYTHDKIIPRAELLKRIHGANAALTLLTEKVDAEFFEAAGSSLKIVANYAVGFDNIDIREANKHGVVITNTPGVLTEAVAEHTLALMFAVARRVVESDAFMRTGQYTHWLPLGFLGQSLWGKTLGIIGLGRIGTWVAEAAHRGLNMQILYHDSGRSDELEMKLNAEYHELDVLLRKSDIVTLHVPLTDETQHLIGERELSKMKPTAILINTARGPVVDEQALYHSLHERKIFGAGLDVFEHEPKLYHGLEKLPNVVLTPHIASATNEARQAMAEIAARNIIEVLAGRPPLNPIKSES; encoded by the coding sequence ATGAGAATTGTTGTCACTCGCAGAATTCCAGAAGAAGGACTGGCGCTCTTGAGGCGCATCGGCACAGTTGAGGTTTATACTCATGATAAAATTATTCCGCGCGCAGAACTCTTAAAGCGAATTCATGGCGCTAATGCGGCGCTGACACTGCTCACCGAAAAGGTTGACGCTGAATTTTTTGAGGCCGCTGGTTCAAGTTTGAAAATTGTCGCCAACTACGCCGTTGGTTTTGATAACATCGACATTCGTGAAGCGAATAAGCATGGCGTAGTTATAACAAACACCCCAGGCGTACTAACTGAAGCCGTAGCCGAACATACACTCGCACTTATGTTTGCAGTGGCGCGGCGCGTTGTGGAAAGCGACGCGTTTATGCGCACCGGTCAGTATACTCACTGGTTGCCGCTGGGCTTTTTGGGTCAATCACTTTGGGGCAAAACCTTGGGGATTATTGGCCTAGGTCGAATTGGCACTTGGGTCGCCGAGGCCGCTCATCGCGGTCTCAATATGCAAATTCTTTACCACGATTCTGGGCGGAGTGATGAACTTGAAATGAAATTAAATGCCGAATACCATGAGCTTGATGTGCTTCTGCGCAAATCCGATATAGTCACACTTCACGTTCCGCTCACGGATGAGACACAACATTTAATCGGCGAACGTGAATTGAGTAAAATGAAGCCAACGGCAATTCTTATCAATACGGCGCGCGGGCCGGTGGTTGATGAACAAGCACTCTACCATTCATTGCACGAACGTAAAATTTTTGGCGCGGGTTTGGATGTGTTCGAGCATGAACCCAAACTCTATCACGGTTTAGAAAAGTTGCCGAATGTGGTTTTAACGCCGCACATTGCCTCGGCAACTAACGAAGCTCGGCAAGCGATGGCGGAAATTGCCGCTCGCAATATCATCGAGGTCCTCGCCGGTCGACCGCCTTTGAATCCGATCAAAAGTGAATCCTGA
- a CDS encoding RpiB/LacA/LacB family sugar-phosphate isomerase gives MQNIYLGSDHAGFEYKQKLIQLLREHEQDLGLSQIIDLGPETLTPDDDYPEYAFRVAEQVANAPAALGILICGNGQGVCLAANKVVGSRAVSAFSPLMAASTRTDDHANILCLPARFLSWAQIQEIVTTWLKAQPNPEIRHLRRLALVKKYETNRPRL, from the coding sequence ATGCAAAATATCTATTTAGGTTCAGATCATGCGGGTTTTGAGTATAAACAAAAACTTATCCAGCTTTTGCGTGAACATGAACAAGATTTAGGCCTTAGCCAGATTATCGATTTGGGTCCAGAAACTTTAACTCCCGACGACGACTACCCAGAGTATGCGTTTCGAGTCGCTGAACAGGTTGCGAATGCGCCCGCCGCTCTTGGAATTTTGATCTGTGGCAACGGTCAGGGCGTGTGCCTTGCCGCCAACAAAGTTGTCGGCAGTCGCGCCGTTTCGGCCTTTTCGCCTTTGATGGCCGCCTCAACCCGCACAGACGATCATGCCAACATTCTATGTCTGCCAGCTCGATTTTTATCTTGGGCACAGATTCAAGAGATTGTTACGACTTGGCTTAAAGCCCAGCCGAATCCGGAAATCCGACACCTGCGACGCCTGGCATTAGTTAAAAAATACGAAACTAACCGCCCGCGTTTATGA
- a CDS encoding class II fructose-bisphosphate aldolase, with the protein MASAVQLFNQARHEGWAIGAFNVANLETIQAICQAAARLEAPVLIESSPGETEYIGAKALADLVSAYRERYGVQVFLNLDHAITEEVITEALAVGYDLIHFDGGELEFAENLKRTQQLVRVVHRHKKLIEGEIDHITGSSTLHKESAKTAQDSAHFTDPEQAHEFVRVTNIDTLAVSIGNVHGVYATPPRLDLERLAKIHTQVPCFLSLHGGSGISEADIRAAIKAGITKVNVNSELRIAFLTALQKAVKAPKEMAAYKYLPPVIKAVQAIVEKKITLFGSTGKAKRTWIKRIIA; encoded by the coding sequence ATGGCGAGTGCGGTTCAGCTTTTTAATCAAGCCAGGCATGAAGGTTGGGCAATCGGCGCTTTTAATGTTGCCAATCTTGAAACTATTCAGGCGATCTGTCAGGCCGCGGCGCGGCTTGAGGCGCCGGTGTTAATTGAATCATCGCCCGGTGAAACCGAGTATATTGGTGCAAAGGCGTTAGCCGATTTGGTTTCGGCCTATCGCGAGCGCTATGGCGTGCAGGTCTTTCTCAACCTCGATCACGCTATAACTGAAGAAGTAATCACCGAGGCGCTCGCAGTGGGCTATGATTTGATTCATTTCGATGGTGGCGAACTTGAATTTGCTGAAAACCTAAAGCGCACTCAACAGCTTGTCCGCGTTGTTCATCGTCATAAAAAACTTATTGAGGGCGAGATCGATCATATCACTGGTTCCTCAACCTTGCATAAAGAATCAGCCAAAACAGCTCAAGACAGTGCGCATTTTACAGATCCAGAACAGGCACACGAGTTTGTGCGAGTTACCAATATCGATACACTCGCCGTCTCGATCGGCAATGTGCATGGGGTCTACGCCACGCCGCCCAGGCTCGATCTTGAACGACTTGCAAAAATTCACACTCAAGTACCCTGCTTCCTTTCATTGCATGGCGGTTCTGGTATATCCGAAGCAGATATACGGGCCGCGATTAAAGCGGGTATCACAAAGGTCAACGTTAACAGCGAGTTGCGGATTGCGTTTTTGACGGCGCTTCAGAAAGCCGTCAAGGCGCCCAAGGAAATGGCGGCCTACAAATATCTCCCGCCGGTGATTAAGGCAGTTCAAGCAATTGTTGAGAAAAAAATCACCCTCTTTGGGAGCACGGGCAAGGCGAAACGAACCTGGATTAAAAGGATAATTGCATGA
- a CDS encoding cysteine desulfurase, whose amino-acid sequence MNYSSRVYADFAAAAPMWPRVQHAWQGACKNFGNPSSLHQFGRESKELLNLARQKIARLLECHPHELIFTSGATESTNLALLGIIRAQLRKPHVITLAIEHPAVLAPLQHEAKAKRITLTILPVTTHGQVKLATLKSALKPTTRLVSIMAANNEIGTLQPIRQVAGVLKTYQKQTGQKIWLHTDASQFAAWHQFTVDQLGIDLLTLSGPKIGAGSGIGLLYHKHETPLEPLFYGGGQQTGLRSGTENVMGAIRIQIALQETWQRLPKIKKKIRIYRDKIADELVNFFPNSIRNDQPEGLPNLLSLTFPSLDAEQIVYLLDQAGIAVSTGSACSQTDPKHAGMNLRTIGREYDDIYSTIRISLGWTTTQRDTQKIIHAFKIALQVSQAQSGLTRRVTRTGKIIARNYAFSAQ is encoded by the coding sequence ATGAATTATTCTTCGCGAGTTTATGCTGACTTTGCCGCCGCGGCGCCAATGTGGCCGCGAGTTCAGCATGCCTGGCAAGGAGCCTGCAAAAACTTTGGCAATCCGAGCAGTCTGCACCAGTTTGGTCGCGAGAGCAAAGAATTACTGAATCTAGCTCGGCAAAAGATTGCCCGCCTTCTCGAGTGTCATCCGCATGAGCTGATTTTCACTTCAGGCGCTACCGAAAGCACCAATCTGGCTCTCCTCGGCATTATTCGCGCTCAATTGCGAAAACCGCATGTCATTACACTCGCCATTGAACATCCAGCCGTTTTGGCGCCCCTTCAGCATGAAGCCAAAGCAAAACGTATCACGCTGACAATTTTACCCGTCACAACGCATGGGCAAGTTAAGCTCGCAACTTTGAAGTCTGCTCTCAAGCCGACAACGCGCCTAGTCTCGATTATGGCGGCTAACAATGAAATCGGTACACTCCAACCGATCCGCCAAGTTGCCGGCGTCCTCAAAACTTACCAGAAACAAACCGGCCAAAAAATTTGGTTGCATACCGATGCCAGCCAATTTGCCGCCTGGCATCAATTCACTGTCGATCAACTCGGCATCGATCTGCTAACTCTCTCGGGCCCTAAAATTGGCGCGGGCAGTGGCATCGGACTTCTATATCATAAACACGAAACACCGCTTGAACCGCTTTTTTACGGCGGCGGACAACAAACTGGCCTCCGAAGCGGCACCGAGAATGTGATGGGTGCGATTCGCATCCAAATTGCGCTCCAAGAAACTTGGCAACGCCTGCCAAAAATCAAAAAAAAGATTCGAATATACCGAGATAAAATAGCCGATGAACTCGTAAATTTTTTCCCAAACTCAATCCGCAACGATCAGCCCGAGGGTTTGCCGAATTTATTGAGCCTCACTTTCCCCAGCCTCGATGCGGAGCAAATTGTTTATCTGCTTGACCAAGCAGGTATCGCCGTTTCAACTGGATCAGCTTGCTCTCAAACTGATCCTAAACATGCCGGGATGAATTTGCGCACCATCGGTCGCGAGTATGATGATATTTATTCGACGATTCGAATTAGTCTAGGCTGGACAACGACTCAACGAGATACTCAAAAAATAATCCACGCGTTCAAAATCGCCTTGCAAGTCAGTCAAGCGCAGAGTGGCCTGACTCGACGCGTGACACGCACAGGTAAAATTATCGCCCGTAACTATGCATTCAGTGCGCAATGA